A genomic segment from Deltaproteobacteria bacterium encodes:
- the bamC gene encoding outer membrane protein assembly factor BamC — translation MSYLERGKKSNLKEKIIMMKTRQGMKVAVVGLITYLFMFVIYGCVMVEGLQVAATPGFVPKKTYSYNHDQILDKVLSVLKKEKIMLASINKESGIIQTDYIQGPTVDIAAIATTTYRYKYQITFEKISPSQTQVEITCKLEGKEMMKGGSDREAVEQLKAYEDVTYKQQKWAGELEVWLYEQIEKSL, via the coding sequence GTGTCTTATCTTGAGAGAGGTAAAAAATCTAATTTAAAGGAGAAAATAATCATGATGAAGACAAGGCAAGGAATGAAGGTGGCTGTTGTTGGGTTGATAACTTATCTATTCATGTTCGTCATTTATGGATGCGTTATGGTTGAAGGTCTACAAGTGGCAGCTACCCCAGGTTTTGTTCCTAAAAAAACCTATAGCTACAATCATGACCAAATATTGGATAAGGTATTATCGGTATTGAAAAAGGAAAAGATTATGTTGGCTTCGATTAACAAAGAGAGTGGAATCATCCAAACGGATTACATTCAGGGTCCAACAGTTGATATTGCGGCCATTGCAACAACAACTTATAGATATAAATATCAAATTACCTTTGAAAAAATTAGCCCTTCACAAACACAGGTTGAAATAACCTGCAAACTTGAAGGAAAAGAGATGATGAAAGGTGGCAGCGATAGAGAAGCAGTGGAACAACTGAAGGCATACGAAGATGTAACATATAAACAACAAAAATGGGCTGGAGAGTTAGAAGTATGGCTTTACGAGCAGATAGAAAAGTCCCTATAG
- a CDS encoding helix-turn-helix transcriptional regulator, whose protein sequence is MEDILKRLGVRIREERKKARLTQEKFAERVGLSVDYIGYIERGKQAPYLKTLERIAKTLDVEVYELFLFENETKKLKTGDAIKELVLSVRNRDPEDIRFAASILRQVFERVKTVSREK, encoded by the coding sequence ATGGAAGACATCCTGAAGAGGTTAGGAGTAAGGATTCGGGAAGAAAGAAAAAAGGCCCGACTTACCCAAGAGAAATTTGCTGAACGAGTGGGTTTAAGCGTTGACTATATCGGATACATAGAAAGAGGAAAACAGGCCCCATACCTTAAAACTCTGGAACGGATTGCAAAAACCCTTGACGTGGAAGTATACGAGCTTTTTCTGTTTGAAAACGAAACTAAAAAGCTCAAAACAGGGGATGCCATCAAAGAGTTAGTTTTATCTGTCCGTAATAGAGATCCGGAAGATATAAGATTTGCCGCTTCTATCCTTAGGCAGGTTTTTGAAAGGGTAAAAACAGTAAGCCGTGAAAAGTAA
- a CDS encoding glycosyltransferase family 2 protein produces the protein MEIFLPAGSLPVIEKVSDNVKYLLVIPAYNEERCIAVLLNNLSAITQNIIVVDDGSKDATYKIVKESGLPVIHQNHQGKGAALKAGFKYAVENGYDWVITMDGDGQHDWQDVYKFIEAISRKNADIIVGSRMADIAVMPAVRRITNRFMSRLLSKLVGCCLPDTQCGFRAISSGVLKGIVLETSHYDTESELLIKAGRAGYNISSIPVKTIYNGSQSHINKFIDTIRFISLLWKAL, from the coding sequence ATGGAAATATTTCTTCCCGCCGGCAGCTTGCCTGTAATAGAGAAGGTTTCTGACAACGTGAAATACCTGTTAGTAATCCCTGCCTATAATGAAGAAAGATGTATTGCCGTGCTCTTAAATAACCTATCCGCCATTACACAAAATATTATTGTTGTTGATGATGGTTCAAAAGACGCCACATATAAGATAGTGAAGGAATCAGGCCTTCCTGTAATTCACCAAAACCATCAAGGGAAAGGCGCTGCGCTTAAGGCCGGTTTTAAATACGCGGTTGAAAATGGATATGACTGGGTGATTACAATGGATGGGGACGGCCAGCATGACTGGCAGGATGTCTATAAATTTATTGAGGCAATATCCAGAAAAAACGCTGATATAATTGTGGGGTCAAGGATGGCGGATATTGCTGTAATGCCTGCTGTTAGAAGGATCACAAATAGGTTTATGTCTCGTCTCTTGTCAAAGCTCGTAGGTTGCTGCCTGCCAGATACCCAGTGCGGCTTCAGGGCAATAAGTTCAGGGGTTTTAAAAGGTATTGTTCTTGAAACCTCGCACTATGACACAGAATCAGAATTGCTTATAAAGGCAGGCAGGGCAGGGTATAATATTTCATCAATTCCCGTCAAAACCATTTATAATGGTTCGCAAAGTCATATAAACAAATTTATAGATACAATCCGCTTTATAAGTCTTTTATGGAAAGCGCTATGA
- a CDS encoding class I SAM-dependent methyltransferase has protein sequence MESAMTPADTQLLHVSCNICGSSNEKLITIQNGYRVVKCNCCGFVYVNPRPDNETLKRLYLKYLPEKILDPLLWDAYMKDVFEKAAKILMRRFPKRGKVLDIGCGYGFFLKQMKAMGWQAYGVDVSETAVSYAKKHGIRTTLGTLDNVKYDANYFDAVTLFYVMEHLPDPLNGIKEVKRILKPNGLLLLRVPHTTPIVRILKILGIKNNLYDPPFHLNDFSPQTVKALLKKGGFSNIRTYIGGATSPPSGLIKAVTAFFGILAEIVYTLSFGRILLPGVAKNTIAEKQE, from the coding sequence ATGGAAAGCGCTATGACACCCGCTGATACTCAACTCTTGCATGTCTCCTGCAACATATGCGGTTCTTCCAATGAAAAACTTATTACAATCCAAAATGGATATCGGGTTGTGAAATGCAATTGCTGCGGTTTTGTATATGTAAATCCGAGACCGGACAACGAAACACTTAAGCGTCTTTATTTAAAATACCTGCCGGAAAAGATTCTTGACCCGTTGCTGTGGGACGCATATATGAAAGATGTCTTTGAAAAGGCTGCAAAGATCCTGATGCGGCGGTTTCCAAAAAGGGGGAAAGTCCTGGATATCGGCTGCGGTTACGGCTTCTTCTTAAAACAAATGAAGGCAATGGGATGGCAGGCATACGGCGTGGATGTATCAGAGACTGCTGTCTCATATGCAAAAAAACACGGCATCCGCACAACGTTAGGAACGCTTGACAATGTTAAATATGATGCAAATTATTTTGACGCTGTTACGCTTTTCTATGTCATGGAGCATCTGCCCGACCCTTTAAACGGCATTAAAGAAGTAAAAAGGATATTGAAGCCAAACGGGCTTTTGCTGCTGCGGGTGCCCCACACAACTCCTATTGTAAGGATACTGAAGATATTAGGCATAAAAAATAATCTTTACGACCCTCCGTTTCATCTAAATGACTTTTCCCCGCAGACAGTTAAAGCGCTCCTAAAAAAGGGAGGCTTCTCAAATATACGCACATATATCGGCGGCGCTACGAGCCCGCCTTCAGGTCTAATAAAGGCTGTAACCGCATTTTTCGGGATATTGGCAGAGATAGTATACACCTTAAGTTTTGGAAGGATTCTTCTGCCTGGGGTCGCCAAGAATACTATCGCTGAAAAACAAGAGTAG
- a CDS encoding NAD(P)/FAD-dependent oxidoreductase, which translates to MHNGMKDYDVIIIGGGIGGLACAGILASEGIKVLVLEKNPAAGGYLTSFKRKGFTFDSAVDCFSGGDKDGAITYLLKRLGVEDDVNLIKIDPVRESIFPGMRVKTWSSINASIEELKRLFPQEKGIDGFFEKAADIYSGITGWANEMMQSSEDKPALPSVFLKYGGITYKKLMDDYLYDERLKSVLSDRCQFLGLPPSRTSAINMASLVMSYFISGAYRPAGGCQNLADALVKGIQQKGGHIIFNKETSRIITAGNTAAAVATADGTEYTADFIVSNIDYMKTCSMLGNGYVSASKERLLDYGVSPSFFILYIGAAMDLSFLSGSSSICYFPSFDMEKVFDFRRSFTKETPVGVAIPTIQDNSMAPPNCHALMVPELTEYSYAGSWKTEKQRLSNMLLKKAEKIIPGISKHAVYVEAATPATLERYTANFRGAAYGWKPIPWLRPIKTAVKNLYLAGHWDGLGGGVITATYSGFKTANEILKQVTAKRNS; encoded by the coding sequence ATGCATAACGGTATGAAGGATTATGATGTCATAATAATAGGCGGCGGCATAGGCGGTCTGGCATGCGCGGGAATTCTTGCAAGCGAGGGGATTAAGGTTCTTGTCCTTGAAAAGAATCCGGCGGCCGGCGGCTATCTGACCTCTTTTAAGCGGAAGGGTTTTACCTTTGACAGCGCAGTGGATTGCTTCAGCGGCGGGGATAAAGACGGGGCGATTACCTACCTCCTTAAGAGGCTTGGTGTTGAAGATGATGTAAACCTTATTAAGATTGACCCTGTAAGGGAGAGCATTTTTCCGGGGATGCGTGTAAAAACATGGAGCAGTATAAATGCGTCTATAGAAGAGCTGAAGAGGCTCTTCCCGCAGGAAAAGGGGATAGATGGTTTTTTTGAAAAGGCGGCGGACATATACAGCGGGATAACAGGCTGGGCTAACGAGATGATGCAGAGCAGTGAGGACAAGCCTGCCTTGCCGTCTGTTTTTCTAAAATACGGCGGCATTACCTATAAAAAACTAATGGATGATTATCTTTATGACGAGAGGCTTAAATCTGTTTTGTCCGACAGGTGTCAATTCCTCGGACTTCCGCCGTCCAGGACATCGGCTATCAACATGGCGTCTCTCGTTATGAGCTATTTTATCTCAGGGGCATACAGGCCTGCAGGCGGTTGCCAAAACCTTGCGGATGCGCTGGTTAAAGGAATACAGCAAAAGGGCGGGCATATCATATTTAATAAAGAGACGTCAAGGATTATTACTGCCGGCAATACCGCCGCAGCCGTAGCTACTGCTGACGGAACTGAATATACGGCAGACTTCATTGTATCCAATATTGATTACATGAAAACCTGCTCAATGCTGGGCAATGGATATGTCTCTGCCTCAAAGGAAAGGCTTCTTGATTACGGGGTCTCGCCTTCATTTTTTATCCTCTATATAGGAGCGGCAATGGATTTGAGTTTTCTCAGCGGTTCTTCAAGCATCTGCTATTTTCCTTCATTCGATATGGAAAAGGTGTTTGATTTTAGAAGATCGTTCACAAAAGAGACCCCTGTCGGCGTTGCCATACCGACTATACAGGATAATTCAATGGCCCCCCCTAACTGCCATGCGCTCATGGTTCCTGAACTAACGGAGTATTCTTATGCCGGATCGTGGAAGACGGAAAAACAGAGGCTTTCTAATATGCTTTTAAAAAAGGCGGAGAAGATTATCCCTGGGATCAGCAAACATGCGGTATATGTAGAGGCTGCAACCCCTGCAACGCTTGAAAGATACACTGCCAATTTCAGAGGCGCTGCATACGGCTGGAAACCGATACCCTGGTTAAGACCGATAAAGACAGCCGTGAAGAATCTCTATCTTGCAGGACACTGGGATGGTTTAGGCGGCGGCGTGATAACCGCAACATATTCCGGATTCAAGACCGCAAATGAGATATTAAAGCAGGTAACGGCTAAAAGAAATTCGTAG
- a CDS encoding FAD/NAD(P)-binding protein codes for MNLLKNQINVLDISSPYISRLARIERVTRLTEKERLFNIAIEDGKTLGHLPGQFVMLSIPGFGEAPISISSPPDKGNMFEICVRAVGNLTNALHNLTKGDRLWIRGPYGKGFPVQDILGKDILFIAGGIGLVPMRSLIKTVLNERSSYGRMNLFYGVKSPDEILFKDELLWWGKAGNINIQITTDKPHPEWKGHTGVVTTLLPPLKIDETKTAAIVVGPPVMYKYVILSLGDKRIAGHDIYLSLERRMKCGLGKCGHCQINSIYVCQEGPVFRLSDIRYLREAI; via the coding sequence GAAAGGGTTACGAGGCTTACAGAAAAAGAAAGACTGTTTAACATAGCGATTGAAGACGGCAAAACCCTTGGTCATCTACCAGGACAATTTGTTATGCTTTCCATTCCTGGATTTGGCGAGGCTCCTATATCCATATCATCTCCACCTGATAAGGGAAATATGTTTGAGATATGCGTCAGGGCAGTCGGGAATCTCACGAATGCCCTGCATAACCTGACAAAGGGAGACAGGCTGTGGATAAGGGGGCCGTACGGCAAAGGTTTTCCTGTGCAGGATATTCTCGGAAAAGACATCCTCTTTATTGCCGGCGGCATAGGTCTTGTGCCTATGAGGTCTTTAATAAAAACGGTTCTAAATGAACGGTCATCCTACGGCAGGATGAATCTGTTTTACGGCGTAAAAAGTCCGGATGAAATACTTTTTAAGGATGAGTTGTTGTGGTGGGGAAAGGCTGGAAATATAAATATTCAAATTACAACAGACAAACCTCATCCGGAATGGAAAGGGCATACAGGTGTTGTAACTACACTCCTCCCTCCCCTGAAGATAGACGAGACAAAAACCGCTGCGATTGTAGTCGGGCCGCCTGTTATGTATAAATATGTCATCTTAAGCCTTGGTGATAAGAGGATTGCAGGACATGATATATATTTATCACTTGAAAGAAGGATGAAGTGCGGGCTTGGCAAGTGCGGCCACTGCCAGATAAACAGCATATATGTGTGCCAGGAAGGGCCGGTGTTCAGACTTAGCGACATACGGTATCTAAGGGAAGCTATTTGA